The Bacteroidales bacterium genome includes a region encoding these proteins:
- a CDS encoding endonuclease/exonuclease/phosphatase family protein produces the protein MFNKILKTKTIFILFSALIFTSEIQAQKKQYKVACVGFYNLENLFDTIDSPDTYDYEFLPSGKKVWTGERYYKKLNKMADVISQIGDEVIKGGPHILGVSEIENRSVLEDLIKMPQLKSSNYGIIHYDSPDERGIDVGLIYRKDYFKILHTSSHVLKFSFDSTDETRAQLVVTGIYDGDTLNFIVNHWPSRGGGQKISEPKRNAAGDLSRLLVDSILFLDTDAKIIVMGDLNDNPDNESVKKHLFSNRHINKLKPGELFNPYYNVYKRGVGTTAYRDAWSLFDQLIISQGLISEDRSSFVYWKTNIFRKKFIISTEGRYKGYPKRTFSFDLFQNGYSDHFPVYLFLIKEK, from the coding sequence ATGTTTAATAAAATCTTAAAAACTAAAACAATATTTATTCTTTTTTCAGCATTAATTTTTACGTCTGAAATACAAGCTCAAAAAAAACAATATAAGGTTGCATGTGTCGGGTTTTATAATCTTGAAAATCTTTTCGACACTATAGACTCTCCTGACACTTACGATTATGAGTTTCTGCCGAGCGGAAAAAAAGTATGGACAGGTGAACGATACTATAAAAAGCTGAATAAAATGGCTGATGTTATTTCGCAAATAGGTGATGAAGTTATAAAAGGAGGACCTCATATATTAGGTGTTTCTGAAATTGAGAACAGAAGTGTTTTAGAAGATTTAATTAAAATGCCGCAATTAAAATCTTCGAATTATGGCATCATTCACTATGATTCACCGGATGAGCGTGGTATTGATGTCGGTTTAATATATCGAAAAGATTACTTTAAAATATTACACACAAGTTCTCATGTATTAAAATTCAGTTTTGATTCAACAGACGAAACAAGGGCACAACTTGTAGTAACGGGTATTTACGACGGAGACACTCTTAATTTTATTGTAAACCACTGGCCTTCAAGAGGCGGCGGACAAAAAATAAGTGAGCCTAAAAGAAATGCCGCAGGCGACTTGTCTCGTTTGTTAGTTGACTCCATTTTATTTTTAGATACCGATGCAAAAATAATTGTTATGGGTGATTTAAATGACAACCCTGATAATGAAAGCGTAAAAAAACATCTTTTTTCAAACAGGCATATTAACAAACTTAAACCCGGAGAACTTTTTAATCCGTATTACAATGTGTATAAAAGAGGTGTCGGCACAACGGCTTACAGAGATGCATGGAGCTTATTCGATCAATTAATAATTTCGCAAGGGCTGATTTCAGAGGATAGGAGTTCTTTTGTTTACTGGAAAACAAATATTTTCAGAAAAAAATTTATAATAAGCACCGAGGGAAGATATAAAGGTTACCCGAAAAGAACTTTTTCTTTTGATTTATTTCAAAACGGATACAGTGACCACTTTCCGGTATATTTATTTTTAATTAAGGAAAAATAA
- a CDS encoding TonB-dependent receptor, with the protein MRRLFFMSLFFVFAFSTIYAQSKISGTVKDKDTQKALSGVIVSLQGTEFSTKTDNTGKFELLNVPEGTYSLKLSFADFDNFSQKIKIGSSDVNLGEILMSENHIGGEDAIIELSNDELSGGDDDLQTNVSGILHGSRDVFLSTAGYTFGPMRFRLRGYDNKYSDLHMNGVQTNDMESGRAVWAYWGGLNDAVRNSETHKGIAEIDFGFGGIGGSTNINTRASQIRVGTKFTYSFTNRNYYHRAMFLHSTGMMENGWAFAFSGSKRYAEEGYTEGTFYDAYAYFAAAEKKFNDKHSIGIVAFGSPSKRGGRSATTQEVYDLTSGLYNGHKKYNPNWGWQDGEKRNAKITDSHTPMFIFTHYWDIDNSSKLQTSLSYSRGKYNKTSLNWYEGADPRPDYYRYLPSYMTGEDAITRRTEEFQNGERQIDWDAMYQANYTSFDTIYDADGIVGNTLTGRKSQFIVEDRRNENNQFQFNSVYKKMLNDNFKVTAGIQHRYYKARHYKTLLDLLGGEFIVDIDKYASRDLAGEGVDFNDIRYPNNIIDEVGEVFGNDYYATVNYSELWAQASYSLNKFDFYFTGNGSYTNFWRTGNMQNGKFPDNSFGDSEKPAFINYGVKFGSTYKISGMHFLHADAAYLTKAPDFRNAFVSPRTRNQIVDGLTSETILSAQGGYVLQSSKLKATLDVFYTEFKDQTEVRSFYFDEYNNFVNFVMTGINKTHQGIELGAEYTILPGLSVYGVGSLGYYRWTSRPSFSIYVDNSAEVQYNKETVYAEGFLIGGTPQTAYSAGFKYFAPKYWRVGVSANYLADRYLSFSALTRTVDAVKYTDHSTDEYTALIEQDRLPDSFTVDAFIGKSFRFDYKYYLNISLNVTNILNNTDIITGGYEQARLDLGNYDKFPPKYYYFSGLQYYLNINFRF; encoded by the coding sequence ATGAGAAGACTTTTTTTTATGTCCCTATTTTTTGTTTTTGCATTTTCAACAATATATGCACAAAGCAAAATTTCAGGAACAGTTAAAGACAAAGATACACAAAAAGCTTTGTCCGGTGTAATTGTCAGTTTACAAGGAACTGAATTTAGTACAAAAACTGATAATACAGGTAAATTTGAGCTTTTAAATGTTCCGGAAGGTACATATTCATTAAAACTGTCTTTTGCAGATTTTGATAATTTTTCCCAAAAAATTAAGATTGGAAGTTCAGATGTTAACCTCGGAGAAATTTTGATGTCTGAAAATCACATAGGCGGAGAAGATGCGATTATTGAACTTTCAAATGATGAATTAAGCGGAGGTGATGATGATTTGCAAACAAATGTGTCAGGAATTTTACATGGCTCGAGAGATGTGTTTTTATCAACAGCAGGATATACTTTCGGTCCTATGAGATTCAGGTTAAGAGGATATGACAATAAATATTCTGATTTACACATGAACGGTGTGCAAACTAATGATATGGAATCAGGGCGTGCAGTTTGGGCGTATTGGGGAGGATTAAATGATGCCGTGAGAAATTCTGAAACACATAAAGGAATTGCTGAGATTGATTTCGGTTTCGGAGGAATAGGCGGATCAACAAATATTAACACCAGAGCATCGCAAATAAGAGTAGGAACGAAGTTTACTTACTCTTTCACAAACAGAAACTATTATCACAGAGCAATGTTTTTACATTCAACCGGGATGATGGAGAATGGTTGGGCATTTGCTTTTTCGGGTTCAAAAAGATATGCGGAAGAAGGTTATACTGAAGGAACTTTTTATGACGCTTATGCCTATTTTGCGGCAGCCGAAAAAAAGTTTAACGATAAACACAGTATAGGTATTGTTGCGTTCGGTTCTCCTTCAAAAAGAGGCGGAAGAAGTGCAACAACACAAGAAGTTTATGATTTAACAAGCGGATTGTATAACGGACATAAAAAATATAATCCTAATTGGGGGTGGCAAGACGGGGAAAAAAGAAATGCAAAAATTACAGACTCTCATACACCGATGTTTATTTTTACGCATTATTGGGATATTGATAATTCAAGCAAATTACAAACATCACTGTCTTACTCAAGAGGAAAATATAATAAAACTTCTTTAAATTGGTATGAAGGAGCAGACCCGAGACCTGATTATTACAGATATTTGCCGAGTTATATGACAGGTGAAGATGCAATTACAAGACGAACTGAGGAATTCCAAAACGGTGAACGACAAATAGATTGGGATGCAATGTATCAAGCAAATTATACCAGCTTTGATACTATTTATGATGCTGACGGAATTGTCGGAAATACATTGACAGGAAGAAAATCTCAGTTTATTGTTGAAGACAGAAGAAATGAAAATAACCAATTTCAATTTAATTCTGTTTATAAAAAAATGTTGAATGATAATTTTAAAGTAACAGCAGGAATTCAACACAGATATTATAAAGCACGACATTATAAAACCTTGCTTGATTTATTAGGAGGAGAGTTTATTGTTGATATAGATAAATATGCCAGCAGAGATTTAGCCGGAGAAGGTGTTGATTTCAATGATATCAGATATCCTAATAATATTATTGATGAAGTAGGAGAAGTTTTCGGAAATGACTATTATGCCACCGTTAATTATTCGGAATTATGGGCACAAGCATCTTACAGTTTGAATAAATTTGACTTTTATTTCACAGGAAACGGTTCTTATACAAATTTTTGGAGAACAGGTAATATGCAAAACGGAAAATTTCCTGATAATTCTTTCGGAGATTCAGAAAAACCGGCTTTTATTAATTACGGTGTAAAATTCGGTTCTACTTATAAAATATCCGGTATGCATTTTTTACACGCAGATGCTGCATATTTAACAAAAGCTCCTGATTTCAGAAACGCATTTGTATCTCCCAGAACAAGAAATCAAATTGTTGACGGTTTAACAAGTGAAACTATTCTTTCTGCACAAGGAGGTTATGTTTTGCAATCTTCAAAACTAAAAGCAACTCTTGATGTTTTTTATACCGAATTTAAAGACCAAACAGAAGTAAGAAGTTTTTATTTTGACGAATATAACAATTTTGTAAATTTTGTAATGACCGGAATTAACAAAACGCATCAAGGTATTGAACTCGGTGCTGAATATACAATATTGCCGGGTTTATCTGTTTACGGTGTAGGGTCTTTAGGTTATTACAGGTGGACATCTCGCCCGAGTTTCAGTATTTATGTTGATAATAGTGCCGAAGTACAGTATAATAAAGAAACAGTTTATGCTGAAGGCTTTTTAATAGGAGGAACTCCTCAAACAGCCTATTCGGCAGGATTTAAATACTTTGCTCCGAAATATTGGAGGGTAGGAGTAAGTGCTAATTACTTGGCAGACAGATACCTTTCATTCAGTGCTTTAACCAGAACTGTTGATGCCGTAAAATATACTGACCACTCTACCGATGAATATACCGCTTTAATTGAACAAGACAGGCTTCCGGATTCGTTTACTGTTGATGCATTTATAGGAAAATCTTTCAGGTTTGATTATAAATATTATTTGAACATAAGTTTAAATGTTACTAATATATTAAATAATACAGATATAATTACCGGAGGTTACGAGCAAGCCAGATTAGATTTGGGTAACTATGATAAATTTCCGCCGAAATATTATTATTTTTCCGGTTTACAGTATTATTTAAACATAAATTTCAGATTTTAA
- a CDS encoding choice-of-anchor J domain-containing protein, translating to MKKRLLLIVIIAFAFSGANAQILSEDFESTAGDGTDIVLTGWTNSAEVGTRAWQTKSYSNLYAQLSSYGSGEVNQGWLITPSLTLDGTNDFSFDVNIGYWTHVALTVFISTDFDGSNIAGATWTDITSNFSIPTTPTVGYGTFATAGTMSLSSYTGTAYIAFVYDGDDTGAGETTTVQIDNILVTGTVSVSEINSNLSIYPNPATSVLNINSDSNIKNIAISNVIGQRVMNVNDINANNYNLNVRNLTNGVYLINIENIDGTSSIAKFVKK from the coding sequence ATGAAAAAACGTTTACTATTAATTGTTATTATCGCATTTGCTTTTTCAGGAGCAAACGCACAGATTTTATCTGAAGATTTTGAATCTACAGCAGGTGACGGAACAGACATTGTATTAACAGGGTGGACTAACTCTGCTGAAGTCGGCACAAGAGCATGGCAAACTAAATCATACAGCAATTTATATGCTCAACTAAGTTCATACGGATCGGGAGAAGTAAACCAAGGCTGGTTAATTACTCCTTCTTTAACTTTAGACGGAACTAATGACTTTTCTTTTGATGTAAATATCGGCTACTGGACACATGTCGCATTAACAGTTTTTATTTCTACCGACTTTGACGGTTCAAATATTGCAGGAGCTACATGGACAGATATTACAAGTAATTTTTCTATTCCTACAACACCAACAGTCGGATACGGAACATTTGCAACAGCAGGAACAATGAGCTTATCTTCATATACCGGTACAGCTTATATTGCATTTGTTTATGACGGAGATGATACAGGTGCAGGTGAAACCACAACAGTCCAAATTGATAATATTCTCGTTACAGGAACAGTTTCTGTTTCTGAAATAAACAGTAATTTATCAATTTATCCTAACCCTGCAACTTCAGTGTTAAATATTAACAGTGATTCTAACATTAAAAATATTGCAATTTCTAATGTTATAGGTCAAAGGGTTATGAATGTTAATGATATTAACGCAAATAATTACAACTTGAATGTCAGAAACTTAACAAACGGAGTTTATTTAATCAATATTGAAAATATTGACGGTACTTCAAGTATTGCTAAATTTGTAAAAAAATAA
- a CDS encoding DUF5689 domain-containing protein yields the protein MKNIIKITIVFASVFVIINGCVKENFDVTPEYVTTWQANTSISELRAMYVNEPVLITEDIIIKGVVISSDENGNFYKELFIQEGKSGIGIEIDQTYLYEKYPIGKMVYVKCKGLYLGMDYDVMKLGSNTAIDRIKSVEVDDYIDISTGGTPAEPMVITLDNLANADSLIGSLIKIENVQFDDPQQTYVAAGEHYAERSISDCSGNSIILSTSEYVDFKNDSLPAGNGTISAILSKFSGNYQLRINSGNDVNFIGTRCAKQNKQ from the coding sequence ATGAAAAATATTATTAAAATAACTATAGTTTTCGCATCTGTTTTTGTTATAATAAACGGATGTGTAAAAGAAAATTTTGATGTTACTCCCGAATATGTTACAACTTGGCAGGCAAACACTTCAATTTCTGAGCTAAGAGCAATGTATGTAAACGAACCTGTTTTAATTACAGAGGACATTATTATTAAAGGTGTCGTAATTTCAAGTGACGAAAACGGTAATTTTTATAAAGAATTATTTATACAAGAAGGAAAAAGCGGAATAGGAATTGAAATTGACCAAACCTATCTTTATGAAAAATATCCGATAGGGAAAATGGTTTATGTTAAATGTAAAGGTCTTTATTTAGGAATGGATTATGATGTAATGAAACTTGGCTCAAATACTGCGATTGACAGAATTAAAAGCGTGGAAGTTGATGATTATATTGATATTTCAACAGGCGGAACTCCGGCTGAACCGATGGTAATCACACTTGATAATTTAGCAAATGCTGATTCTTTAATAGGTTCACTTATTAAAATTGAAAATGTGCAATTTGATGATCCTCAGCAAACCTATGTTGCTGCGGGCGAACATTATGCCGAAAGGTCAATATCTGATTGCAGCGGAAACAGTATAATTTTAAGTACAAGTGAATATGTAGATTTTAAAAATGATTCTTTACCGGCAGGTAACGGAACAATAAGTGCGATATTAAGTAAATTTTCCGGAAATTATCAGTTAAGAATTAATTCCGGAAATGATGTAAATTTTATCGGTACACGTTGTGCTAAACAGAATAAACAATAA
- a CDS encoding DUF5689 domain-containing protein, which produces MTKYIKITLFIIISMVLLSSCINNKFNEPDEAVYNTDIEATTTIAELVNLYEGALTYLDTNVVISGTVIANDKTGNFYKSIVIQDSTAGIEISLNAYELHNTYHIGDLIFVKCNGLYLGEYGGVVQLGAEYEGGIGRIEEPMIKDYLFKSEGGIPIKPKTFSLAAPNASYVNQLVILKDVQFGLNSLGETYGDAEFQLDRDIPVEDCDGNSVTVRTSGYADFARDTIATGNGNMIAVLSIYNGQFQLTLRDPSEVVFNNSRCGAVFQETFEGNLGAFNAYSVIGDNQIWEYSSSFDAAVMSGYDGGNFANEDWLISNAIDLSGYQNIVLNFRHAWNYRTSNGTNDVEVYMCTDYDGTSNPNTSGTWTKLTGINYPSGFDWTWVSSGDVDVSAFGGSASVFLAFKYRSSATDASTWEIDKISISIP; this is translated from the coding sequence ATGACAAAATATATAAAAATTACGTTATTTATAATTATAAGCATGGTTTTACTATCATCATGTATTAATAATAAATTTAATGAACCGGATGAAGCCGTTTACAATACTGACATTGAGGCAACAACAACTATTGCCGAATTAGTAAACTTATACGAGGGAGCATTAACCTATTTAGATACAAATGTTGTTATCTCAGGAACAGTTATTGCAAACGATAAAACAGGAAATTTCTACAAATCAATTGTAATTCAGGACAGTACGGCAGGAATTGAAATAAGCCTTAATGCTTATGAATTACATAATACATATCACATCGGTGATTTGATTTTTGTAAAGTGCAACGGCTTATATCTCGGAGAATACGGAGGAGTAGTACAATTAGGAGCTGAATATGAAGGCGGTATCGGCAGAATTGAAGAGCCTATGATTAAAGATTATTTATTTAAATCTGAAGGCGGAATACCGATAAAACCTAAAACTTTTTCATTAGCGGCACCTAATGCTTCTTATGTTAATCAATTGGTTATTTTAAAAGATGTTCAGTTCGGTTTGAATTCTCTCGGAGAAACATACGGAGATGCCGAATTTCAATTAGACAGAGATATTCCTGTTGAAGATTGTGACGGTAATTCTGTTACTGTGAGAACAAGCGGTTATGCAGATTTTGCAAGAGACACAATTGCAACCGGTAACGGAAACATGATTGCCGTACTAAGTATTTATAACGGCCAATTTCAATTAACCCTGAGAGATCCGAGCGAAGTTGTTTTTAATAACAGTCGTTGCGGTGCCGTATTTCAAGAAACATTTGAAGGAAACTTGGGAGCTTTTAATGCGTACAGTGTTATCGGCGATAATCAAATCTGGGAATACAGTTCTTCTTTTGATGCTGCCGTAATGAGCGGGTATGACGGAGGAAATTTTGCTAACGAAGACTGGTTAATTTCAAATGCAATTGATTTGTCCGGATATCAGAATATTGTGCTTAATTTCCGTCACGCATGGAATTATAGAACATCAAACGGAACCAACGATGTTGAAGTATATATGTGTACTGATTATGACGGAACAAGTAATCCTAACACAAGCGGAACATGGACAAAATTAACCGGAATAAATTATCCTTCCGGTTTCGATTGGACATGGGTTAGCTCCGGAGATGTTGATGTTTCAGCATTCGGAGGAAGTGCAAGCGTATTTTTAGCATTTAAATATAGAAGCTCCGCAACTGATGCCAGCACATGGGAAATTGATAAAATTTCAATCTCAATACCCTAA